The Ornithorhynchus anatinus isolate Pmale09 chromosome 16, mOrnAna1.pri.v4, whole genome shotgun sequence genome contains the following window.
CTCCCGCTGCTTGAGGGATGCAGCTAGCTCTGGGCTGGAGCATCCCCGCTTACAGCAACGagctcctccgccgcccctctCAGGTGGACTccagccatttaataataataataataataatgttggtatttgttaagcgcttactatgtgccgagcactgttctaagcgctggggtagacataagggaatcaggttgtcccacgtgaggctcacagtcttaatccccattttacagatgaggtaactgaggcaccgagaagttaagtgacttgcccaaagtcacacagctgacaaatggccgagccgggatttgaacccatgatctctgactccaaagcccgtgctctttccactgagccacgctgcttctcactggcgcCTCCGTCTCCGCATCCCTGGGGAGGGCCGACAAGGTGGATTTGCGTGTGCGGGGGTATCCCAggctctcccagatttcccactGACTTCTCAGAAGGGGGTCTGGAGtgagggaaacggcgccgggcggAGGACAGAtctgaccttgggcgtgtcacttaacttctctgtgcctcagtttcctcaactgtaaaatggggattaaatatctgttctccctcctacttagactgtgagccccataatgataataataattatgtatttttaaaagaaaaaaatggcatctgttaaacgcttactgtgtgccaggcactgtactactttctgtgtgtcaggctctgtactaagcgctggggtggatacaagcaaatcggtttggacacagtccctgtcccaagtggggctctcaatccccattttacggatgaaataactgaggcaccgagaagtgaagtgacttgcccaaggtcacacagcagacaagtgacagaggcgggagcctctgaccttctgactcccacgcccatggtctatccactataccatgctgtttcttactaCTCCATACTGTGTCTGACAATTAACTTGtaccgatcccagcgcttagaatagtgtttgacacatagtaagcactttacaaatacctttttctttttttttaaaaaaaaagcaggtttCCTAGGCTGCCCGGTCACCTCTTCCCTTTTCACCTGGATTCGTGCTTCCCCacccaggaagcagggaggggacgGGAAAGGGCGCCTCCTTGTTCAGCTGACCCGTGGGTGCTGTGTGGCGCGCGGTGACCTCTGCCCTCTCTGGGCTGGGAGAACCCTGGGGTTGGACAGTGTGCCGGGAATGGGTCAGTCTGCCTCCCGGAGCCGGGGCGTCCCAGATCAGGCCCTCCCGGTGACAGGTCACTTTCAGTTCCTGTTTACCCTTTTCCCGGCATGTTGAGCctgatgggggggaggagagagggtcttGGCCATGGGCCCTGGATTGCGGTGAGGatgcggctgggggggggggggcgggttgggggtCTTGGGGTCCCATACCAGtggttatctgtgcctcagtgatctcatctgtaaaatggggattaagactgtgagcctcacgtgggacaatctgattaccctgtatctaccccagcgcttagaacagtgctccgcacataaaaagcgcttaacaaataccaacattattattattattatctaggaccCCGGCTCAGTAcccaagaggagcagcgtggctcagtggaaagatcccgggcttgggagttagaggtcatgggttcccggctctgccacttgtcagctgtgtgactgggggcgagtcacttcacttctctgtgcctcagttccctcatctgtaaaatggggattaagattgtgagcctcacgtgggacaacctgatgaccctgtatctaccccagcgctcagaacagtgctctgcacgtagtaagcgcttaacaaataccaacattgttattattattaccctctccgCTGCTGTCTGCCgccctctcccaaccctcccccccgGAGAAAAGAACCCCGgaatcctggctcccagcccccacccctacTCGCCTAGCCTCCGTCTTCCGTAGGTCGAGGACCGGCGGCCGCATCTGCAGGGTCCTCGAGGGGGTGTCCAGGGGCGGGGTCGCATCCGCGAGGGACCGGATTTTCCAGGAGGGGCTTGCGGAGAACGGGGAATCCGCCGGGATGGGCTCGACGGGCCCGGACCCGGAGAGTGGGGTGAAGTGCGGCGGGGCGGCCGAAGGGGGCGCTCACGGCTCGGGGCTCCGCCcgaggggacggacggagggagggagggaggacagcgcCCTCTGGCGGCCGGggcgcccccccgcccgccttaACCTCCCCGCgcctccctccagccccgcaTCGCAACCACCATGAAGCCGGGCCCGTCCCTCCGCACGCTGccgtcgctgctgctgctgcagctgctgctgctgctgctgctgctgctgctgaccacCCAGGGGAGCCTGGCCGTCCGCAGGGGACGGACACGGCGGGAGCTGGCCCCGGCGCTGCACCTGTGGGGCATCCGGGACGACGGGGGCTCCTACTGCCAGAGGCTTGGATTCTGCTGCCAAGATCGCAACGACGACTGTGCGGTGCCCTACAGGGGCTCCATGTGCTATTGCGACATCTTCTGTAACCGCATGGTCCCCGACTGCTGCCCGGACTACTGGACCTACTGCCAGAACGCAGAGAAGGACCCTCCCGTCTACCCAGGTGAGGGGGCACCCCTGGCCAGCTTTTGAAAAATCATCTAGTCCGTCCCTCTACCTCCCTGGCGAGTGGCTCTCCGCCCTTCCCTCACCTTCAGCCTAAGTATACAAGGAATCGCTCTCTTGCTCTCTAACTTCTGGAGGGAGGAAACGCTGCTCCTCCTTTCACTATTCTCCCCTTCTCTACCTGCCTGATAAAAATTCTTCCTGGTGTCTAACCTCAGTCTCTCCTGCTGTTGAGGTGAACAGTGTCTGTAGGTGGTTCTGTGTTCTAACAGACCGGAAGGGCCATTCCCGTGGGTTTTCATCTCGCTGCACTGATCACCCACCCAATTTAGCCCCCCTCGCAACCCAGTGCCCAGCCATCAGACACTCTGTCTTCAAGAAGCGAAGGATCCTGAGCCTGTGTGCTCTCCCCAGCGGGGTGGGCTGGAGTAAATGAGCTCTTTGAAGTCCAGCATAGCCAGGGGCCATGACCCGTTGTGACCTTTCTCCCAGGGTTCTATCTAGGACTGCCCTGTCCTGCCTTGCtaactcacccagctgacaaaatacctggattgggggtgggtggcggggaagCTGGCTTGAAGGGATATTCTCCCAACCAGAATTTGGACTAGAAATAAGTTTTCAGAATCTCCCCCACACACATTACCCTCATGAAATCGGGGTCCTGTCTGTTCATCAGTGACAGGAGTTGGGGGCAGTTAAAATACCCCAGACTCTCCTAGAAAGAACCCATTCTTCTCTACTTGGCAATGCCCCTGCCTCTGGATAGGacaacccctgccccagcccagacCCGTGGTTGTCTCAATGGCCTCTGCCCCTTAGTCCTTAAGCTGACCCAGTGCCCggaccctctccccacacccacttGCAGGAAGACCACTCCTCAACCCAGTCTAATGCTTCTCTGTCAAGAAGGCAAATCTTACTGATGAAGGTTCTAagcccactctccttccctcagctTGAAGCCCTTTTATATTTGTCTTGCAAACAGGTTCCTCAATGTACTGGCTTGCATGCAGTCTTCCCGCCAgtgagaataatggtatttgttaaggacttatgagtcaaggactgttctaagcactgaacttcCAGCTCCTAGACCTCCCCCTGCCAAGGCTCCAGCCTGTTGCTGAAGCCAAAACACTCAAGTAATCTTCCCAACCACAGAGGCCCATCCATTGCctgacttcattcagtcattcattcattcttcaatcgtatttattgagcacttactgtgtgcagagcactatactaagcacttgggaaagtacagtacaacaataaacagttctattccctgcccacaatgaccttacagtctagagaggggggtacagacatcagtacaaataaagtgCCAAGTACGTacttaaatgttgtggggctgggaggagggaagagaaaagggagcaagtcagggcgatgcagaagggagtgggagatgaggaaagccaGCTGTCAGCTTTCACAGGGGCAACCCTAAATCCACTTTGGATAGACAGGGCCTAGATATCCCTCCCTGGGGCCACCCTCTTGTCCTCTTCTCCACCACCTTCTTCCATAGGCTGCCAGCACGAGGACCAAATGTACCATCCTTCAGAGACGTACAAGGAGAATTGTAACCAGTGGTGAGTCCTGGGCCATGGGTGGGGCAGGTGTGCCAAGGGCTGGGATTCTCTTGGAGGTGGCCAGGTGCCATCCTTCAACTCCATCTACCACCCTATTCTTGGGTACTCAGGGCAGGCCTGGTGCTGTACCAGCTgccctgggaggaagaggggacattGGCATAGGGAGACAGCTTTCTGTATATTTttgctggagggggagggaggagaggaagcagaaggtCAAGCTTTCTGACCTCTTGGAAGGGAATGATCtcttctggggagagagagggatggggagagatccCTTCCCTGGAATTTCCCCATCCCAGTTGGATTGCGATCTCGGGAGGAGCTGGCTCCAATCCAGCTAGTCCCAAATCCCAGAGTCCCAGAAGACAGCAGGACCTGTGAAGTCTTCCCTGCGGCCAAGCCCCAACCCCTGCCACCCCTGCGTCACTGCCAAATTCCTTTTCTTTCCAACTCCCATCGCCCAGGGCACAGCTGAGATTTGCTGGCGGATGTCCTGGTGTTTtggagatttgggggaggggcagggaagcagcatctcTGGGGGACGTTAAAGCATCAGGTGATACCTGATTTCTCCCTCCAACctggggggcgggagtggggaggcGAGGGGTGGATCAGATTTGTATGTAGTGGGGTTGGGGGCTGTGGCAGTGCCTAATGAAGAACTAGTCCGGGTTGGACCCCTGCAGCCAATTTGGGGGtggctgcagaggagaggggagataatcTGGAActgggggcagtgggggaagcagaggaaagagcTGGAAGACACTAAGAGGGGAGGGTTGGCCAGATGACACTCTCTTCTGCTTGTTAAGATGCACAAGTTTTCTGGGATGGTAGCATTTCCCAGCCCAGCAGCGGGTCATGGGGCTGCACCCCTGGAATGGAAGGAATCCCTGAgactgggagtgggggggaggggaagggggttgggaggagggggcgcggCCACACACTCTTCTCATCCCTCCAGCCTCTGAGAGACCAGATAGCGGCAGGGAGACTTGGGAGAGGGAACTTCTTGGAATTTGAACTCTGGCTTTTTCCATTGCCTCATGGAAGCCGGgtttgggtgggggtggtggggggaagcggAGGAAGCAGTTGGATTAGGATCAGTCAAAAGGAGCAAAGACTATAAAACTGatccggggggttgggggggccggaGAGAACGGGTCATTGTGTTTGTGCCCGGACAGGTTGTTCCAGCTGCTGGCACCTAGCCCTCTCCTTCCAGGCAGACTGGGGACCAGGCTGAGGGCAGTGGGATTCCGGGGGTTAACCACCTGGAGAGCAGAAGCCGTGGGGAGATGGGACATGGGCAATATtcaggcacagtgcctggccctggtAGCTCCAGGGCCTGACTTAACTGTCCTGccctgtccaatcaatcaatcaatcaattgtgtttattgaaggCTCACTGTGCTCCACTCCAGAGGAGAACGAGTTCAGGGTGATGCTGGGAgcaagggaggggatggggggcagggaatgaaggCCCCTGCCCCCGGAATGCAGGACCTCCCCAGGCTGATCTCTAGGCCCTGTTCGGACCTGTTCCTGCAGCCAAGGGACAAGcaaggggtggggcagagggagcaaaTAGGAGGAACAATGATGCCTCCCACTTGCTTGGTGAGGGAATAACAaacgctcaattcattcattcagtcgtatttattgagcgcttactgtatgcagggcactgtagtaagcgctagggagagtgcaatacaacaataagcagacgcattccctgccaacaacgagcttacagtctggcggggggggatcctggggagaagagaaagcggAGCTGTGAAGGAATGAGGCTTTATAAGTGTTCATGGAGGGGAAAAGTCagccatttattgaatgcttattgtgtacagaacacggtactaagcgcatgggagagtacaatattacagagtcgatagacacatgctctgcacacagtgagcttactgattAGAAAGGGAAAAGCGAGAGATGGTTTGCATTTCAGGGTGGGTGAACCTgaagtcgggggagacaggtgggcACGTACGttggcggggtgtgtgtgtgcgtggggaTACACAGTTCAGAACTCTCCCCTAACACCTCCTCCTTGCTCTCAGAGACGGGGATCCTCCTTCTTAGCCCCAAGCCCATCTCCCCTCGGCCAGAGAAGAGTTAAGCGGGAGGCCTGCCGGCCCGGGTACTCCAGACAGCTGGGATGTGGCCTTAATTGGCATTCCCCTGCCTCAGCACCTTAAAAGGAGGCTGAACTGCCGGACAGTGGATAGAATTTAAGAGGGTGCGTGCAGTGGTGTCTCCTACTGGTCCCAAACAGTCCAGGCAGCCCAGAGACCCCCATTCCCCCCGCCTGGGGCTTCTGCGAGGACATaaactctttctctcctccccagcaccTGCCTGGGAAACAGCTATTGGGACTGTGAGCAGGAGCCCTGCCTGGTGAACACGGAGCTGATGAACGCCATCAACAGGGGAAACTACGGGTAAGGGGCTTcccgtgggggcggggcggggagcagaACTGGGTTCTTGGGCGGGAGGCCGAGACACGAAAGGGTGCGGATGTGAGTGTGGGAGTTCGTTTGAGTATGTGGGGTTGGGCAGTGGATCCACTCGGAGGAAGaccagcccccgccccgccttctagggaggagaggaggggagtgcggggtcggggggggggcagggtctCGGCCCCGTGTCCAGCACCGCATCCTCCCGCAGCTGGAGAGCTGGGAACCACAGCTCCTTCTGGGGAATGACGCTGGAAGAAGGGATCCGCCACAGGCTAGGCACCATCCGGCCCTCGCCCTCCGTCATGAACATGAACAAGATGCACGTGAGTCTCAGGTGTCAGAGTCCCCTTTCCCGCTCCCCGgacaccccccacacccccgcccAACCCCAAATGCCAAAGCTGTTGACACAGATGTTCATTTCCATATCATTTCCATACCGTGGCCGAGAGGGCcccctcatttttctttttttttttcttctaacggtatttgttaagtgcttactgtgggccaggcactgtactccgcgctggggtaaattcaagctaatcaagttggacacagtccacgtaccccatggggctcgcagtcttaatcctcatttttacagatagggaactgaggtatagagaagtgaggtgacttaacaaaggtcacaccgcagacaagtggcagagctggaattagaacccaggtccttctgactcccaggcccatgctctatccactaggccactctgctccccggCCCGAGCTCCCAGCCCGTCAGTCATCTAGTCCCACCTGGGAAGAACCAAGGGGGAGGGCTCGGGCAGACCCTCCCCACCGGACCGGACTTGCATTCCAGGCCACAAACACCTAGGGCCTGAGAGGTGGGTCGGGCCAGGTGGCTATGGGGGGAGGTTGCGTCCCGTGGGCTGGAGCGCCTGCTTTTCTTGGAAATACAGGCTCAGCGGATCCATCCAGGAAACTGGGAATGTTCCTTTCCCGTCGGAAACCCGGCCCCTCTGGGGCCCTTGCTACAGGCCGTGCCTGCCTCTCGCATCAAAGCGGCTGGACTGGAGCTGAGAGCAGCCAGGGTTTTGGGGTCGGGGCGGCGAGCGGGGTGGGTCCGGAAATCCGGATCAGTCTTAAGAGCGGGACGTCTTGTTCCCGCAAGGGCCGAGTGGATCGGGGGAAGTAGCCAATGGCCTCTCTCTGGGGGTGAGGGTGAGAGATGGCAGAATAGGGGAGAAACAAGAttccaggaggggagggagggcaggcaccTGTGGAGGGGCTCGATAGGAATCTTCTGGGCACTACTCACTCCAGGGGGCACTCGGAGCAGACTTAGTAGATTGGTGGGGGCAGATGTTGGCAGTGCCATTCCTGATACTTTCAGAGAAGGGCACCCCACTTCTGCCCCCTGATTCCCCCTGCCTGGCCAACTTGTCTCCAGCATTGCAGTGTGAGGGATTTAGGCAGGACTCCAGAGGGGAACTTTCTACTGGAAAACCCTGGACTGGGGAGTCCAGGTAAACTGTGGGGTCTCCTTGTAGcccagcagagctgggagggtgtgagatgtggagatggataaaATGACCCTCGGGTCTGATCTGTGCTAGAATCTCAGGCTTGATGACTCTGGCAGGGCAGTTCCGCCCCTTCTCCAGTTCTCCCAGGCCCAGCCAggcttgggggaagagaggaggaggtggctatTTCTGCCTCCCTTTGTTTGTCTTGGCCAGCAGCCCAATCCCCCGACATCCCTCTTCCACCccggtctccccacctccccttgccTCTCCTGTCACCCGGCTCTCCAAAGCCAAGGTCAGAATGGCCTCGGAGTATTTTTAAACCTGAGCCCCTGGTGGGTTGGGATGGGGTCAAGGGCCGGCACAGGGCCAGGAAGGGACCGcaaggagcagggaaggaggaaaagtgaaGCACAAAGGGACAGGCCCTTAAGGGGAAGCAGAATgagccagtggaaggagcacaggcctgggagtcggaggacctgagttctgccactggtctgctgtgtgaccttgggcaagtcacttcacttctctgtacctcagtttcctcatctgtaaaatgggaattaaacccatTAAAccctcctactcaggctgtgggatagagactgtgtccaactgtttattttgtatctatcccggtgtttagttcaatgtttggcatatagtgcttgacaactaccatttagaaaaaaagggGGCAGCGGAAGAGCTCAGACCAGTGCACTCAGGttggccctttccctcccccaaaccaTCCCTTGCCTTTTGTAAATAGGCTtcgctgcagcaggagggagggaggttagacaggaggaagggcttCCTGTAGCCTGGGACAGAGAAGAAGGTCACTtagctcaatcagtcagtcacatttattgagcgcttactgtgtacagagcaccatattaagtgcctggaaaagtacaatctaatggagttggtagacatgttccctgctcccagtgaacttgcaatctagagggacagaggcaggggaagggccaAGATGACATTGCACCTTCCACTGTCTCTACAGATGAACATGGGCCCCAACGTAGTGCTGCCCCGCAACTTTGATGCAGCTCAGAAGTGGCCTGGCCTGATCCACGAACCCTTAGACCAAGGCAACTGTGCTGGCTCATGGGCCTTCTCTACGGCAGGTAGGCCCACCCTGGGGTAGGAGAAATGGGTGTGGAAGACCCCAGGCCTCCCCTTCCCTACCAGGAGTGTCtccccctcatctcctcccccgCCTTCTGCCCTCTCCTGCAGCTGTGGCATCGGACCGAATCTCCATCCACTCCAAGGGCCACATGACCCCCTCGCTGTCCCCCCAGAACCTTCTCTCCTGTAACACCCGGCACCAGCAGGGCTGCAATGGCGGGCGTCTGGATAGGGCCTGGTCTTTCCTGCGGCGGAGGGGGTGAGTGGGGAGTGGACCCCCCAGGCTCTGACCCTGCCAGTCCTCCAGGGATTGGGGTGGTTGGGGGGGCACATCCCCCAGGTTTTCCCTCCCTCACATGattgggataataataaaataatcatacttacggtatttgttaagcgcttactatgagtcaagcactgttctaagtgcaggggtagattcaagataatcaggttggacatagtccctgtcccacatggggctcacaatcctaatccccattttacaaatgagataattgaagcacagagaaagtgaaatgactcgcccaaggtcatacagcagacaagtggcagaaccgggattagaacccagggatacGATGGGGTTACTTTTGGCAGGTGCCCCCTTCCCTcaagcctccccaccccttcttgtCCCGACTTCACAGGTTGGTGTCCGACAAATGCTACCCCTTGGCCAGCCAAAACTCGATTGCGGAGCCCTGCAGGATGTACAGTCGCCCCATGGGGCGAGGCAAGCGCCAGGCCACCGGCCCCTGCCCCAACAACTTCCACCACTCCAACGACTACTCCAACGACATCTACCAGTCCACACCTCCCTACCGCCTCTCCTCCAATGTAAGTGCAAGAGCTGTGTCCGTGCCCTGAGGGGCACtgagaggggagagctgggggagagaggaaggggtgagggtggAAGGGGGTGCTGCTTGGTGGCAAGCAAGGGAAGAATCTATGACCCCGGTTTGGTCTGAGCTGAGCTGAGTCCCCTGATCACCAGGCAGATGGTGGAATctccctgctatccctcctcagtCCCCAAACTGTGCCCTGGCACCCAC
Protein-coding sequences here:
- the TINAGL1 gene encoding tubulointerstitial nephritis antigen-like; this encodes MEDRIKGKGGGRCRYLKAGPLRDRSRASETTGRRGSLMGERPDTRPVPGPALPSAASQKLVPFNQPRIATTMKPGPSLRTLPSLLLLQLLLLLLLLLLTTQGSLAVRRGRTRRELAPALHLWGIRDDGGSYCQRLGFCCQDRNDDCAVPYRGSMCYCDIFCNRMVPDCCPDYWTYCQNAEKDPPVYPGCQHEDQMYHPSETYKENCNQCTCLGNSYWDCEQEPCLVNTELMNAINRGNYGWRAGNHSSFWGMTLEEGIRHRLGTIRPSPSVMNMNKMHMNMGPNVVLPRNFDAAQKWPGLIHEPLDQGNCAGSWAFSTAAVASDRISIHSKGHMTPSLSPQNLLSCNTRHQQGCNGGRLDRAWSFLRRRGLVSDKCYPLASQNSIAEPCRMYSRPMGRGKRQATGPCPNNFHHSNDYSNDIYQSTPPYRLSSNEKDIMKEIMENGPVQALMEVHEDFFLYKDGIYRHTPASNGKPPQFRRQGTHSVKITGWGEELQPNGRRVKFWRAANSWGPTWGEGGSFRILRGCNECDIESFVVGVWGRVGSEDMNHRRYYHRK